From a region of the Drosophila virilis strain 15010-1051.87 chromosome 3, Dvir_AGI_RSII-ME, whole genome shotgun sequence genome:
- the LOC6623168 gene encoding uncharacterized protein yields the protein MELTNKTKMSQQLAICYRSICVNLPVFATALGIFIAKMGRRVYRLAMSWDRIVELYSCACLVALLMSLVWYYACVAYRMLAARHRSVVLITDVVRFLFTEDDDETSE from the coding sequence atggAGCTGACGAACAAGACCAAGATGTCACAACAGTTGGCCATTTGCTATCGCAGCATCTGCGTCAATCTGCCCGTATTTGCAACCGCCCTTGGCATTTTCATTGCCAAGATGGGACGACGCGTCTACAGGCTGGCCATGAGCTGGGACCGAATCGTTGAGCTATACTCATGCGCCTGCCTGGTGGCCCTGCTAATGTCCTTGGTGTGGTATTATGCCTGTGTGGCATATCGAATGCTGGCAGCACGGCATCGCAGCGTTGTCCTGATCACGGATGTTGTGCGATttctttttaccgaggatgacGATGAAACGAGCGAATGA
- the LOC6623157 gene encoding uncharacterized protein, producing MNLLRSLRATLNEFFYHNYPCISLCCCLLALGTAYLHYEWKVHSYDLMSWKRLSEACYSADVDLFQLLVLLTILIINIIFVGLIVAAYMRPLGQRDTELTLLEIKDRFARFILLRMIARMDRIQGKLAAKRKSLNFQHFARAHHSMVKAVAVFRKDARKLLLPNESEIMQPIEDIYGVADDEERALRRDGYYKLPIDTTDATVKSLFTAQ from the coding sequence ATGAATCTATTGCGCAGCTTGCGTGCCACACTCAATGAGTTCTTCTATCACAATTATCCTTGCATATCCCTGTGCTGCTGCCTGTTGGCGCTGGGTACGGCCTACCTGCACTATGAGTGGAAGGTGCACAGCTATGATCTGATGTCCTGGAAGCGGCTAAGCGAGGCCTGCTACTCCGCGGACGTGGACCTCTTTCAGCTGCTCGTTCTTCTCACCATTTTGATAATCAATATCATCTTTGTGGGCCTTATTGTTGCCGCATATATGCGCCCGCTGGGCCAGCGGGACACCGAACTGACGCTGCTCGAGATTAAAGATCGTTTTGCCCGCTTCATATTGTTGCGTATGATTGCGCGCATGGACCGCATTCAGGGCAAGCTGGCCGCCAAGCGCAAGAGCCTCAATTTCCAGCACTTTGCCCGCGCACATCACAGCATGGTTAAGGCGGTCGCCGTATTTCGGAAGGATGCACGCAAACTGTTGCTGCCGAACGAATCGGAGATCATGCAGCCCATCGAGGATATCTATGGCGTGGCCGATGATGAGGAGCGCGCCCTACGCCGTGATGGCTACTACAAGTTGCCCATCGATACGACAGACGCGACGGTCAAGAGTTTGTTTACTGCGCAGTGA